Proteins encoded together in one Streptomyces sp. NA04227 window:
- a CDS encoding non-ribosomal peptide synthetase, whose protein sequence is MTSIPCDSFRDSSGAVPASGELGGVTVSGLFGAQVARTPDAVALVEGDRRWTYRELDAAVGVVAARLGAVGVGPGRVVGVCSGVQSEMVVGLLGVLRAGAAYVPLDLSYPVERLAFMLEDSGAEVMVVGADVPAAVAGRGVVVDVPRGEIPVGEVGVGGVRGEVAGPDDLAYVIYTSGSTGKPKGVEVTHTNLASMLRELRPCLGSEVLLLASLTFDASWRAVGILLTGGCLHVLDNRRDLPAASRYLNKHGVDTVSCTPSQLAALLAAGPLPTPLRIMAGGEPFPADMWRRLSDTPDVVAFNLYGPTECTVDATLARVEGDRPVIGRPLNNVRLYVLDVDGALAPVGVPGELYIGGLGVARGYRNRPGLTAERFVPDPWGAPGERLYRSGDLVRYRSSGEVEFLGRIDDQVKIRGYRVEPGEVESVLRRQAVVEQAVVVAHGRESEDRRLIAYVTVASGHEVERGVLGSRLREDLAGFLPDFMVPSTVMVLDAMPVGPGGKLDRQALPEPDGSRPELAARFEAPRTRTEEVVAEIWSELLGVSPIGLHDDFFELGGHSMLAIQVIARINDTLDTDVNLRVIFESPTVAALSKHLDGLITDSSRAALQPVPRTGRMPLSHAQQRLWFLDQLVENNPFYNVPDAVRMRGPLDLDALAKALSAVVARHEVLRATIHEEAGHSWQEFAHPAPMTLPLVDVSGEADPESAARRLVREEARTPFDLSAGPLLRADVVRLGPDDHVLRVTMHHVVADAWSRLVLMRELSLFYAAFVEGKDAALPALSVQYADFAVWQRRCLEESGPASQVDYWRGALAGAPPLLQLPTDRPRPVVPSYRGAAWDFAVPAEVCRQLRRLGQAHGATLFMVGLAAFQAVLGRFAATRDVVVGVPIAGRHRPELESLIGFFVNTLAMRTDCSGDPRFEDLLGRTRDTALGAYEHQDLPFEQLVEELAPVRDLGRNPIVQVMFQLNDVPQPELDLPSLRVDSFAPLDEVTRFDLSMFLAESGEGLEGQVVYAAELFDESTVARLAEGFVRALEAVATDASVRLSQLPVLGEAERDRLLSEWNVPASGELGGVTVSGLFGAQVARTPDAVALVEGDRRWTYRELDAAVGVVAARLGAVGVGPGRVVGVCSGVQSEMVVGLLGVLRAGAAYVPLDLSYPVERLAFMLEDSGAEVMVVGADVPAAVAGRGVVVDVPRGEVSPEEVAGADAGGVRGEVAGPDDLAYVIYTSGSTGQPKGVEVTHRALANLMTALRDELAGDRLLSPGLQGLLLSPLSFDSSVKQLLLMCEGVTLHVLNESTRKDPAAVAAYVCEQRIDEFNCTPTMLRALIDSGLFGREHTPRFSLIGGEAIDPELWLMLSALSARYGHSAFNLYGPTECTVDATLARVEGDRPVIGRPLNNVRLYVVDVDGALAPVGVPGELYIGGLGVARGYRNRPGLTAERFVPDPWGAPGERLYRSGDLVRYRSSGEVEFLGRIDDQVKIRGYRVEPGEVESVLRRQAVVEQAVVVAHGRESEDRRLIAYVTVASGHEVERGVLGSRLREDLAGFLPDFMVPSTVMVLDAMPVGPGGKLDRQALPEPDGSRPELAARFEAPRTRTEEVVAEIWSELLGVSPIGLHDDFFELGGHSMLAIQVIARINDTLDTDINLRVLFNTPSVAALAKHVRSASGGQGA, encoded by the coding sequence GTGACGTCGATTCCATGTGATTCGTTCCGTGATTCTTCTGGCGCTGTCCCCGCGTCTGGTGAGTTGGGTGGGGTGACGGTTTCTGGGTTGTTCGGGGCGCAGGTGGCGCGGACGCCTGATGCGGTGGCGCTGGTGGAGGGTGACCGGCGGTGGACGTATCGGGAGTTGGATGCGGCTGTGGGTGTGGTGGCGGCGCGTCTGGGTGCGGTGGGTGTGGGGCCCGGTCGTGTGGTGGGTGTGTGTTCGGGTGTGCAGTCGGAGATGGTGGTTGGCCTGCTGGGGGTGTTGCGGGCCGGGGCTGCGTATGTGCCGTTGGATCTGTCGTATCCGGTTGAGCGGTTGGCGTTCATGCTGGAGGACAGTGGTGCTGAGGTGATGGTCGTTGGTGCGGATGTGCCGGCGGCTGTTGCGGGGCGTGGGGTTGTTGTGGATGTCCCTCGGGGTGAGATCCCTGTGGGGGAGGTGGGTGTCGGTGGTGTTCGGGGCGAGGTGGCGGGTCCGGACGACTTGGCGTACGTGATCTACACGTCCGGCTCGACCGGGAAGCCCAAAGGCGTCGAAGTCACCCACACCAATCTGGCGTCCATGCTGCGTGAGTTGCGCCCGTGCCTCGGTTCCGAGGTGCTGCTGCTGGCGTCCCTGACCTTCGACGCCTCATGGCGGGCGGTGGGCATTCTGCTCACCGGGGGTTGCCTGCACGTACTGGACAACCGCAGGGACCTGCCCGCCGCCTCGCGCTACCTGAACAAGCACGGCGTCGACACGGTGAGTTGCACGCCGTCGCAGCTCGCGGCTCTGCTCGCGGCCGGGCCGTTGCCCACACCGCTGCGCATCATGGCGGGCGGAGAGCCTTTCCCCGCCGACATGTGGCGGCGTCTGAGTGACACGCCCGACGTCGTGGCCTTCAATTTGTACGGGCCGACGGAGTGCACGGTGGATGCGACGTTGGCGCGGGTTGAGGGTGATCGGCCGGTGATCGGGCGGCCGTTGAACAATGTGCGTTTGTATGTGCTGGACGTGGATGGTGCGTTGGCGCCGGTGGGTGTGCCCGGTGAGTTGTACATCGGTGGTCTTGGGGTGGCGCGGGGTTACCGTAATCGGCCTGGTTTGACGGCGGAGCGGTTTGTGCCGGATCCGTGGGGGGCTCCGGGTGAACGGCTTTATCGCAGTGGTGACTTGGTGCGTTATCGGTCTTCGGGTGAGGTGGAGTTCCTGGGGCGGATTGATGATCAGGTCAAGATTCGTGGTTATCGGGTGGAGCCCGGTGAGGTCGAGTCGGTGCTGCGTCGGCAGGCGGTTGTGGAGCAGGCTGTTGTTGTCGCGCATGGTCGGGAGTCCGAGGATCGTCGGCTGATCGCGTATGTCACCGTGGCGTCTGGTCATGAGGTCGAGCGTGGGGTGCTGGGTAGTCGGTTGCGTGAGGATCTGGCGGGGTTCTTGCCTGATTTCATGGTGCCTTCGACGGTGATGGTGTTGGACGCCATGCCGGTGGGGCCGGGTGGGAAGTTGGACCGGCAGGCGCTTCCGGAGCCCGATGGGAGCCGGCCCGAGCTGGCGGCGCGTTTCGAGGCTCCGCGCACGCGGACCGAGGAGGTTGTCGCGGAGATCTGGTCGGAACTTCTTGGGGTTTCCCCGATCGGTCTGCACGACGACTTCTTCGAACTCGGCGGGCACTCGATGCTTGCCATCCAGGTCATCGCCCGTATCAACGACACCCTCGACACCGACGTCAACCTCCGGGTGATTTTCGAGAGCCCCACCGTGGCCGCACTGTCAAAACACTTGGACGGCCTGATAACGGATTCCTCCCGCGCAGCGCTCCAGCCGGTTCCCAGGACCGGCCGCATGCCGCTGTCGCACGCCCAGCAACGGTTGTGGTTCCTGGACCAGTTGGTCGAGAACAACCCGTTCTACAACGTGCCCGACGCCGTCCGGATGCGGGGGCCACTGGACCTGGACGCGCTTGCCAAGGCGCTGAGCGCGGTGGTCGCGCGGCACGAGGTACTACGCGCCACGATCCACGAGGAGGCCGGACACTCCTGGCAGGAGTTCGCGCATCCGGCGCCGATGACGCTTCCGCTGGTGGATGTGTCGGGAGAAGCGGATCCGGAATCGGCGGCACGCCGACTGGTCCGGGAGGAAGCACGTACGCCATTCGATCTTTCCGCCGGGCCGCTGCTGCGTGCCGATGTGGTGCGGCTCGGCCCCGATGATCATGTGCTGCGGGTGACGATGCACCACGTGGTCGCCGATGCGTGGTCCCGACTCGTCCTGATGCGTGAACTGAGCTTGTTCTACGCGGCGTTCGTCGAAGGCAAGGACGCGGCTCTGCCGGCACTGTCGGTTCAGTACGCCGACTTCGCGGTCTGGCAGCGTCGTTGTCTCGAGGAGAGCGGGCCCGCGTCGCAGGTCGACTACTGGCGGGGAGCGCTGGCGGGTGCGCCGCCGTTGTTGCAGTTGCCGACGGACCGGCCGCGGCCGGTGGTGCCCTCCTACCGGGGAGCTGCATGGGACTTCGCGGTTCCGGCGGAGGTGTGCCGTCAGTTGCGCCGGTTGGGCCAGGCGCACGGCGCGACGTTGTTCATGGTGGGACTGGCCGCGTTCCAGGCTGTGTTGGGCAGGTTCGCCGCGACGCGGGACGTGGTCGTAGGGGTACCGATCGCGGGCCGGCACCGTCCGGAGCTGGAGTCGCTCATCGGTTTCTTCGTGAACACCTTGGCGATGCGCACGGATTGTTCGGGCGACCCGCGCTTTGAGGATCTGCTCGGCAGGACCCGGGACACGGCGTTGGGTGCCTACGAGCATCAGGATCTGCCGTTCGAGCAACTGGTCGAAGAGTTGGCGCCGGTGCGAGACCTGGGCCGGAATCCGATTGTTCAGGTGATGTTCCAGCTGAACGATGTTCCGCAGCCGGAGCTGGATCTGCCGAGCCTGCGGGTGGATTCCTTCGCTCCCCTCGACGAGGTGACGCGGTTCGACCTGTCGATGTTCCTGGCGGAGTCGGGGGAAGGCCTCGAGGGGCAGGTGGTCTATGCGGCCGAGCTGTTCGACGAGTCGACGGTCGCGCGGTTGGCCGAGGGATTCGTACGGGCGTTGGAGGCGGTGGCGACCGATGCGTCGGTGCGGTTGTCCCAGTTGCCTGTGCTGGGTGAGGCCGAGCGCGATCGTCTGCTCTCCGAGTGGAATGTCCCCGCGTCTGGTGAGTTGGGTGGGGTGACGGTTTCTGGGTTGTTCGGGGCGCAGGTGGCGCGGACGCCTGATGCGGTGGCGCTGGTGGAGGGTGACCGGCGGTGGACGTATCGGGAGTTGGATGCGGCTGTGGGTGTGGTGGCGGCGCGTCTGGGTGCGGTGGGTGTGGGGCCCGGTCGTGTGGTGGGTGTGTGTTCGGGTGTGCAGTCGGAGATGGTGGTTGGCCTGCTGGGGGTGTTGCGGGCCGGGGCTGCGTATGTGCCGTTGGATCTGTCGTATCCGGTTGAGCGGTTGGCGTTCATGCTGGAGGACAGTGGTGCTGAGGTGATGGTCGTTGGTGCGGATGTGCCGGCGGCTGTTGCGGGGCGTGGGGTTGTTGTGGATGTCCCTCGGGGTGAGGTCTCCCCGGAGGAGGTGGCGGGTGCGGATGCCGGTGGTGTTCGGGGCGAGGTGGCGGGTCCGGATGATCTGGCGTACGTGATCTACACGTCCGGCTCGACCGGGCAGCCCAAAGGCGTCGAAGTCACCCACCGCGCATTGGCCAACCTGATGACGGCGCTCCGCGATGAGCTGGCCGGCGACCGACTCCTCTCGCCCGGCCTGCAAGGCCTGCTGCTCTCGCCGCTGTCGTTCGACTCGTCCGTCAAGCAGCTGCTCCTGATGTGTGAGGGTGTCACGCTGCACGTGCTGAACGAGTCGACACGCAAGGACCCCGCGGCTGTCGCCGCCTATGTGTGCGAGCAGCGGATCGACGAATTCAACTGCACGCCGACCATGCTGCGCGCGCTCATCGACTCGGGCCTCTTCGGCCGGGAGCACACACCCCGTTTCAGCCTGATCGGTGGCGAGGCCATCGACCCGGAGCTTTGGCTCATGCTCTCCGCGCTCTCGGCCCGGTACGGCCACAGTGCCTTCAATTTGTACGGTCCGACGGAGTGCACGGTGGATGCGACGTTGGCGCGGGTTGAGGGTGATCGGCCGGTGATCGGGCGGCCGTTGAACAATGTGCGTTTGTATGTGGTGGACGTGGATGGTGCGTTGGCGCCGGTGGGTGTGCCCGGTGAGTTGTACATCGGTGGTCTTGGGGTGGCGCGGGGTTACCGTAATCGGCCTGGTTTGACGGCGGAGCGGTTTGTGCCGGATCCGTGGGGGGCTCCGGGTGAACGGCTTTATCGCAGTGGTGACTTGGTGCGTTATCGGTCTTCGGGTGAGGTGGAGTTCCTGGGGCGGATTGATGATCAGGTCAAGATTCGTGGTTATCGGGTGGAGCCCGGTGAGGTCGAGTCGGTGCTGCGTCGGCAGGCGGTTGTGGAGCAGGCTGTTGTTGTCGCGCATGGTCGGGAGTCCGAGGATCGTCGGCTGATCGCGTATGTCACCGTGGCGTCTGGTCATGAGGTCGAGCGTGGGGTGCTGGGTAGTCGGTTGCGTGAGGATCTGGCGGGGTTCTTGCCTGATTTCATGGTGCCTTCGACGGTGATGGTGTTGGACGCCATGCCGGTGGGGCCGGGTGGGAAGTTGGACCGGCAGGCGCTTCCGGAGCCCGATGGGAGTCGGCCCGAGCTGGCGGCGCGTTTCGAGGCTCCGCGCACGCGGACCGAGGAGGTTGTCGCGGAGATCTGGTCGGAGCTTCTTGGGGTTTCCCCGATCGGTCTGCACGACGATTTCTTCGAACTCGGTGGGCACTCGATGCTTGCCATCCAGGTCATCGCCCGGATCAACGACACCCTCGACACCGACATCAACCTCCGGGTGCTCTTCAACACGCCCAGCGTCGCGGCGCTTGCGAAGCATGTGCGGAGTGCGTCCGGCGGCCAGGGCGCCTGA
- a CDS encoding GNAT family N-acetyltransferase, whose translation MTLAERPDLMGKVLALKNSWPEFMRHEPIGERFHIDAHADYPEYVLVAVSAEDSGEVLARAYCVPVGLDDVPPKGLPDSGWDGAVRQAHLARLAGYKGDAVCGLEVVVRQGLRGTGIGTRMLRAMHDLAEARGFRHFVAPVRPPGKAEVPELPMSEYIQRTRNGLPEDPLLRAHVRLGADIVGVAPASMVVVGSLDNWREWTGLPFDTHGPTVVPEALTPVHCDLRHDSAAYIEPNVWVHRRL comes from the coding sequence GTGACGTTGGCCGAGCGACCCGACCTGATGGGGAAGGTCCTGGCACTCAAGAACAGCTGGCCGGAGTTCATGCGGCACGAGCCGATCGGCGAGCGGTTCCACATCGACGCCCATGCGGACTATCCCGAGTACGTCCTCGTCGCCGTGTCGGCGGAGGATTCGGGGGAGGTGCTCGCGCGGGCGTACTGCGTGCCCGTCGGCCTCGACGACGTGCCTCCCAAGGGCCTGCCCGACAGCGGATGGGACGGAGCCGTGCGTCAGGCTCACCTCGCGCGGCTGGCAGGGTACAAGGGCGATGCGGTCTGCGGGCTCGAGGTCGTGGTCCGCCAGGGCCTCCGCGGGACGGGAATCGGCACCCGGATGCTGCGAGCCATGCACGATCTGGCGGAGGCGAGGGGCTTCCGTCACTTCGTCGCGCCGGTGAGGCCACCCGGCAAGGCAGAGGTTCCCGAGCTTCCGATGAGCGAGTACATCCAGCGGACCAGGAACGGGCTCCCCGAGGACCCGTTGCTTCGCGCGCACGTCAGGCTGGGCGCGGACATCGTGGGGGTGGCTCCGGCGTCGATGGTGGTGGTGGGATCGCTCGACAACTGGCGGGAGTGGACGGGGCTCCCGTTCGACACGCATGGTCCGACTGTCGTGCCGGAGGCATTGACCCCGGTTCACTGCGACCTGCGCCACGATTCGGCGGCCTACATCGAGCCCAACGTCTGGGTTCATCGGCGTCTTTAG